The Pyrodictium delaneyi genome contains a region encoding:
- a CDS encoding menaquinone biosynthesis decarboxylase → MTAYHDLRSFIEALEERGQLRRIRAELSPVLEIPEVLRRVMQRRGPALLFENVKGYPGWRVAGNLFGSIERIKLALGVDRLEDIGERMVSLTARAPPLTLGEKLRSLRDVLDVGRYTPRRVRRAAFEDTVLEGEKASLEKLPVFKTWPKDGGRYITFGQVYTVDPEKGVTNIGVYRVMIRGPREAVVHWQLHKRGRHAYLAAAERGKEKLPVAIVIGADPASMLTGVMPVPYPMDKLLFAGFMAGRGLEVYRLPSGIHVPASAEIVIEGYVEPGREAEEGPFGDHWGYYDKPLHRFPVLTVERIWMRRDPIYVGTVVGKPPMEDAAIGKAVERVFLPVLRMLLPEIVDLNMPEYGVFQGMAIVSIRKRYPGHAKKVMMALWGLGQMALTKIIIVVDHDIDVHDMNQVIWAVSANVDPQRDVLVVPNTHTDHLDPATPVPSYGSKLGIDATRKLPEENQGRPWPEEVEPDPEVARRIDALWSSLGID, encoded by the coding sequence TTGACCGCATACCATGATCTACGCAGCTTCATTGAGGCCCTAGAGGAGAGGGGCCAGCTCCGCCGTATCCGAGCCGAGCTAAGCCCAGTCCTCGAGATACCCGAAGTACTCCGCCGAGTAATGCAGCGCCGAGGCCCAGCGCTCCTCTTCGAGAACGTCAAGGGCTACCCCGGCTGGCGTGTCGCAGGCAACCTCTTTGGGTCCATCGAGAGGATAAAGCTAGCACTAGGGGTCGACAGACTCGAGGATATCGGGGAGCGAATGGTCTCCCTAACAGCCCGTGCCCCTCCCCTTACCCTCGGCGAGAAACTCCGCAGTCTCCGCGATGTGCTAGACGTAGGCCGCTACACGCCTCGCCGGGTCCGGAGAGCAGCCTTCGAGGACACCGTCCTAGAGGGTGAGAAAGCAAGCCTAGAGAAGCTCCCAGTCTTCAAGACGTGGCCGAAGGACGGAGGCCGTTACATAACCTTTGGGCAAGTCTATACCGTGGATCCGGAGAAGGGCGTCACAAACATAGGCGTATACCGGGTGATGATACGGGGGCCCCGCGAGGCGGTGGTGCACTGGCAGCTCCACAAGCGGGGCCGTCATGCCTACCTAGCTGCAGCCGAGCGGGGGAAAGAAAAGCTGCCAGTAGCGATAGTTATAGGAGCTGACCCTGCCTCAATGCTTACCGGTGTCATGCCCGTACCATACCCTATGGATAAGCTGCTCTTCGCAGGCTTTATGGCTGGTCGTGGTCTAGAGGTCTACCGGCTCCCATCGGGGATACACGTACCGGCTTCGGCCGAGATAGTGATAGAGGGCTATGTCGAGCCTGGCCGGGAGGCCGAGGAGGGGCCATTCGGCGACCACTGGGGCTACTACGACAAGCCCCTGCACCGGTTCCCGGTATTAACTGTGGAGCGTATCTGGATGCGCCGCGACCCGATATATGTTGGCACAGTGGTGGGCAAACCACCTATGGAGGACGCGGCTATAGGCAAGGCTGTGGAGCGTGTCTTCCTCCCCGTGCTCCGGATGCTCCTCCCCGAGATAGTGGATCTCAATATGCCCGAGTACGGCGTCTTCCAGGGCATGGCAATCGTCTCGATAAGGAAGCGCTACCCTGGCCACGCTAAGAAGGTGATGATGGCTCTCTGGGGCCTCGGCCAGATGGCGTTAACCAAGATAATAATAGTCGTTGACCATGATATAGACGTCCATGACATGAACCAGGTGATCTGGGCTGTCTCCGCTAATGTTGACCCACAGCGTGACGTACTAGTGGTACCCAATACTCACACCGACCACCTCGACCCAGCAACACCGGTACCCAGCTACGGAAGCAAGCTAGGCATAGACGCTACGCGGAAACTGCCAGAGGAGAACCAGGGCCGCCCCTGGCCCGAAGAAGTAGAGCCAGACCCCGAGGTGGCCAGGCGTATAGACGCGTTATGGTCTAGCCTGGGCATAGACTGA
- a CDS encoding potassium channel family protein, whose protein sequence is MPLVAAIASILKKLVYRVIRQFQRNIIFDIALIAVLVWLIAGLSFSLVEGVDVWTGLYWALVTMTTVGYGDIVPSTDAGRVIAMLTIASGIAVYTALVSVAAGTIVEAAERRRQGYIRYRGVRHVVVIGWTPASEAAIRELRGRGYSGDIVLVTEKPAAVMREIDIEGITIVRGDPTRRDTLLRANIPRANMVMVSTNDDAKTVLVVLAVRGLNASARIVAEALHPENVELLHKAGADIVVPTRDLGGRMLAASLLEPGAAMFVENISRSEERPIELHEMPAGPYAGRRYIDVLLELRRKGMTPVAIRRQGRLIPNPDDDMVIERNDVLVVVVPSMPAEEPGHNQMQQMLQREEPGAEKA, encoded by the coding sequence TTGCCGCTGGTAGCAGCAATAGCTAGTATCTTGAAAAAGCTTGTATACCGGGTTATCAGGCAGTTCCAGCGAAACATCATATTCGACATAGCTCTGATAGCAGTCCTCGTCTGGCTTATAGCTGGGTTGTCATTCTCTCTCGTAGAAGGTGTCGATGTCTGGACTGGACTGTACTGGGCACTAGTAACAATGACCACCGTCGGTTACGGCGATATAGTGCCTTCAACGGATGCTGGTAGAGTAATAGCAATGCTCACTATAGCCTCCGGTATAGCAGTCTACACGGCGCTAGTCTCGGTAGCAGCTGGCACCATAGTAGAAGCTGCTGAAAGGCGACGGCAGGGCTACATAAGGTACCGTGGCGTCCGCCACGTAGTCGTGATAGGCTGGACTCCTGCGAGCGAGGCTGCGATAAGAGAGCTACGTGGACGCGGCTATAGCGGCGACATAGTGCTGGTAACAGAGAAGCCGGCGGCTGTGATGAGGGAGATAGACATCGAGGGCATAACCATAGTTCGTGGTGATCCGACACGCCGCGATACATTGCTACGCGCTAATATTCCCCGTGCTAACATGGTTATGGTGAGCACCAATGACGATGCTAAGACGGTGCTCGTGGTGCTCGCTGTAAGAGGGCTAAACGCCTCAGCGAGAATCGTGGCTGAGGCATTACACCCGGAGAACGTAGAGCTACTCCACAAAGCCGGCGCAGACATAGTGGTCCCGACACGCGACCTAGGCGGTAGGATGCTCGCGGCAAGCCTCCTAGAGCCGGGTGCGGCTATGTTCGTCGAGAACATATCGAGGAGCGAGGAGAGGCCCATAGAGCTCCACGAGATGCCGGCTGGCCCCTACGCCGGGAGACGCTACATAGACGTACTGCTAGAACTACGCCGTAAGGGCATGACCCCGGTGGCTATAAGGCGGCAGGGCAGGCTGATACCCAACCCCGATGACGACATGGTAATAGAGCGCAACGATGTCCTAGTGGTAGTGGTACCTAGCATGCCGGCTGAAGAGCCGGGGCACAATCAGATGCAACAGATGCTACAGAGGGAGGAGCCTGGGGCTGAGAAGGCTTGA
- a CDS encoding UbiA-like polyprenyltransferase → MVQRSSGWDPGRVSRGSRLHAVMRLVRIEHTLFSLPFAYAGAVLACLECIDARVVVLIALALLGLRTAAMAYNNIADLDIDRANPRTRNRPLVTGAVSLRDAWAAVVVGSVLYFVSAALLNRYALMLAPLLWLMAMAYPHAKRLHWLPHLHLGLVLGTVVLGGAVAAYGAQASSLADVLARAPWLYVAAVSLWVAGFDTFYAILDMEFDRRMNLGSIPARLGLRGALWASRLMHAASIVLLLASVPVYGLGLVALASMILASLLILYQHVLLARHGLEAIPRAFNINLAVGIIVGVGIIVDRLAAFPPLTSL, encoded by the coding sequence ATGGTGCAGCGTAGTAGCGGCTGGGATCCAGGGAGGGTTTCGAGGGGCTCACGGCTACACGCAGTTATGAGGCTTGTCAGGATAGAGCATACGCTGTTTAGCCTCCCATTCGCGTATGCGGGAGCAGTTCTTGCGTGCCTGGAGTGCATTGATGCCCGTGTAGTGGTGTTGATAGCGCTGGCTCTCCTCGGTCTCCGTACAGCCGCGATGGCGTACAACAATATCGCGGATCTTGACATAGATCGTGCTAACCCGCGGACCCGGAACCGACCCCTCGTGACGGGGGCTGTGAGCCTCCGCGACGCCTGGGCAGCGGTCGTAGTTGGCTCTGTCTTGTACTTCGTCTCGGCGGCGCTGCTGAACAGGTATGCGTTAATGCTAGCCCCGCTACTCTGGCTCATGGCTATGGCGTACCCCCATGCTAAAAGGCTACACTGGCTTCCACACCTTCACCTAGGCCTGGTGCTTGGCACAGTGGTTCTAGGCGGCGCAGTAGCAGCTTACGGTGCCCAGGCTTCCAGCTTAGCAGATGTGCTGGCTCGTGCACCCTGGCTTTACGTTGCAGCGGTATCCCTCTGGGTTGCAGGCTTTGACACGTTCTACGCCATCCTGGATATGGAGTTCGACCGGCGGATGAACCTAGGCAGTATCCCGGCACGCCTAGGCCTACGTGGTGCACTATGGGCTTCGAGGCTCATGCATGCTGCCAGTATAGTGCTGTTGCTGGCTTCAGTACCGGTCTACGGGCTAGGCCTTGTGGCACTGGCATCGATGATACTAGCGTCTCTGCTGATACTATACCAGCATGTACTCTTAGCGAGACACGGACTAGAAGCTATACCCCGGGCCTTCAACATAAACCTTGCAGTAGGAATAATAGTTGGTGTAGGGATAATAGTAGATAGACTAGCTGCCTTTCCTCCGCTTACAAGCCTCTAG